Genomic DNA from Cupriavidus pauculus:
TCCGCCGGCGGAAGTCCTGCTGGTGGCGCCGAACTTTCCGGGCCGGGCCGATGGCCAGCGGTTTCCCGATATGCCGCACTGGACCACCGATGGGTGGATCGCGGGCGAGGACGCGGTGTCGGGGATTTCGGTGCCGCTGAGTTCGCTCCAGGTGCTGGACGACCTCGTCGCGTTCGTGACCGATCGGGCGCGGCTGCCGCGGGTGAGGGAGGTGGTGGTGGCTGGGCACTCGGCGGGCGCGCAGATCGTGCATCGCTATGCGGTGCTCAACAATGTGGACGAGCGCATCCGGGCTAGCGGGGTGACCTTGCGCTATGTCGTGGCGAACCCGTCCTCGTATCTGTATTTCACGCCGGTGCGGCCGGTGGCGCCCGATTACGAGCGGTTTGCGCCGTACGACACGGCCGTGTGTGCGAACTACGACCGGTACCGGTATGGCGTGCAGGATATGGTGCCATATGCGCGGGGGGCGGATGGGATGGCGCTCTATACGCGGTATATGGGCCGGCAGGTGACTTATATGGTCGGCTCGGCGGACAACGATCCGAACCATCGCTTGCTCGATAAATCGTGCGGCGCCGAGGCCGAGGGGCCGACGCGGCTGATGCGGGCGCGCGCTTACATGCGCTACGAGCGGCTGCTGGCGGCGCCGGGGGAGGTGATCGGGCACGAGGCGTTCGAGGTCGAGGGCGTGGGCCACGACCAGTCACGGATGTTTGGGTCCCAGTGCGGGGCGAGGGCGCTGTTCGGCACGGACCCGGGGGCAGACTCGAGGGGGGCGGCCTGCGTGCCGGCGGGGGGCGGCTGAGGCTGGCCGCCAGCGGTCCGTGCAGCCACGCTGGTTGCAACCGGGTTTGCCCGGAGGCGGCACCTGGAGTGCGGTGCTACCATGCGGCGAGCATTCGCCTTTGGTCCAGCCTCATGCCTCTCCCCGGGTGGCCCGGTTCCGATAGCCGCGCCAAGACGCGTCCAGACCCGCCGCCGTATCGCACTCCCGCAAGCATCCCGCCAGATGTCGCCCGCCGACGGCTGCTGGCCGCGCTCGCCTGCCTGCCGCTTGCCCGCGGCGGGTCCGAGGCGTGGGCGGCCGACGCGGCGATTCATATGCTGGTCGGCTATGGCGCGGGCGGCGGAGCGGACCATATCGCGCGCCTGCTCGCGGACAGCCTGACTGGCGACGGCGTGCTGACGCTGGTCGAGAACCGCCCCGGCGCGGCGGGGCAGGTCGCGCTGAACGAGGTGGTGCGTGCGGGTCCGCAGCGGCAGACCTTGCTGCTCGGGACGGTCGGCTCGGTGAGTATCAGTCCGTTGCTGCCGAATCCGAACGCGCAGGCGGGATCGGCCCCCGGCATGGCCAGCCGCGCCGCCGGTGGCGCCCCTCGTGTCGATGGCGGCGCGGTGGCCCTCCCGGGCGCCCCGGGCGGGCCACGCGTGCCGCCCGCGCTTCAGCCGATCGCCGTGGTCGCCAGCACCCCTCACGTGCTGCTCATCGGCGGCGACGGCGCGCGGTTCGGCAGTGGCGACGCCATCGCGGCATTGCGCGCGCGCCTTGCGCAGGCCCGCCAACAGCCGGGCGAACTCGCCTACGCCTCGCTTGGCATCCATTCCAGCGCGCACCTCGTGGGCGAGCTCATGTGCCACGAGGCGGGCGTCACGATGACCCATATCCCCTATCCGGGCAGCGCCCGGGCGCTCATCGACCTGCAGGGCGGCCATGTGACGATGCTGGTCAGCACGCTGCAGGCCTCGCTGCCGCTGATGCGCCAGGGGCGCGTCCGCGCGCTGGCGGTGACGGGCCGGACCCGCAGCCCGCTGGCACCCGCCACGCCGACGTTCGCGGAGGCGGGTATCGACGGCATGTGGCAGGACGCCTGGTACGGCGTACTGGCCGCGCCCAGCGTCACGCGTGCCCAGTGCGCCGCGTTATCGCGCCGCTTCCAGCGGCTGCTGCTGGACGCCGCCCTACAGCGCCGGCTGGGGCAGGATGGCGCCGAGCCGCTGGGGTTGACCGGCGCCCGGGCCATCGACTACCTCGACCGGCAACGGGAAATCTGGCGTCAGGCGGTGGCGCTGGTGTCGCACCGGATCGCCTGAACGGCCGCGGCGTGCGCACACGCACAACGCCCCGCGCACAAGTGGCCGAATCCTCTCTACAATCGTCGCTGTGATGCCGCGGCGCGTGCCGTGGTCGCGCACGACGGGGTCAATCATGAGGGGCATCGTTCGCCGTACGGTTTCCAGGCTGTCCAGCCTGGCGCTAGCCTGCGCGTGCATGGCCGCCGTCGCGCCGGCCTTTGCCGAGACCCAGCAACTGGCCCCGCAGCCCGATCCCCCCACCGAATCCCAACCGCCGGCGGCCGCCTCCCCGCAGCCAGATGCCGCACGGAGCGCACCCGCCGACGGCGTGACCGTCATCGACATGAACACCGCGCTCACGCGCCTGATCCGCGCGATGAACGTGAGCCGGCTCATGATCGTCGGCATGGACCGCGCATTCGCGCGCATGCCGGACAAGGTCGGTCCGATTCCCAAGGACAAGCTCGCCGCGTGCGCGCATGCCAAGCTCACGCCCGAGATGCTCGAGCAGGTGGTGCGTCCCGCGTTCGCGCTGACGTTCACCGAGCCGATGCTACCGACCGAACTGTCCGTGGTGTTCGAATCGCGATTCGGTACCAAGATGATCGACCTCGTCATCCAGAACAAGTCCGTCGACCGCAGCAGCTTCACCGCCGACGAGGTCGAGGAAATGAACCGCTTTGCGCAATCGCCCGAAATTTCGGCATTCCTGCGCGACAACGGCTTTGCGCGGCTCATGCGGTCGATCACGCCGTACATCCTGGCTGCCGGCAGCCAGGCGCGCGACGCCTGCGTGCGCGAACTCGTGCCGCGCGAAGTCCCCGTGACCAACCCTCGTCCTGCCTGACGTGTCCCTGCCTGCCGATCCACGCCGCACCAGCGCGGCTTTCTACCTGTATTACGTGTCGCTCTACGCGCCCGTTGCCATCACCATCAGCTTCTTCCCGCTGTGGATCCGCGCGCAGGGCCTGAGCGAGCAGCAGACCGGCCTCGTGCTCGCGCTCGGCGCGGGCCTCGCCGTGCTGGTCAATCCGATGATCGGCGCGATGGCCGATCAGGCCCGCAGCCGCAAGACGATTCTGCTCGCGATGGTGGCGGCCTCCGCGATGAGCGCCGCCATGCTGACCCTCGCCGACGGCTTCGTCGGCGTGCTGCTGGTGTTCCTGGCCACGCGCGCCTGCTCCGCCAGCCTGCTGCCCCTCAGCGAGTCCATCGCCATCGCCGGTGTCGCGCGCCACGGCCTCAACTTCGGCCGCCTGCGCAGCGCGGGCTCGATGGCCGTGGTGGCCATGTCCATCGTGCTCGGCTGGCTCGTCGATCGCGCGGGCACCGACATCATCGCGATCGTGTTCCTCGTGGCCTATATCGCGCAGGGCCTCGTCGGCCTCGCGTTGCCCGGCGATGCCGTGCGCGTGGGCCAGCGCGTGCAGGGGCCGATCATGCAGGTGCTGCGGCGCCCAGGGTTCATGCTGTTCCTGTGCAGCGCCGCGGTATCGCAGGCCTGCCACGGGTTCTTCTACAGCTATGGCGTGCTGTTCTGGAAGCGCGAGGGATTCTCCGGCGCGGCCATCGGCTATCTTTGGGCGCTCGGCGTGGTCGCGGAGATCGTCGTGTTCACCGTGGGCGCACGCATCGTCGCGCGTGCCAGCGCGCCAAGGCTCATCGCCCTGGCGTGCGCGGCGAGCGCGTTGCGCTGGACGCTGATCGGCATGGCGCCGCGCATGGAGGTCGCCGTGATCGCACAGTTGCTGCAGGGCGCGACGCTTGGCTTCACGCAGCTTGGCGCGGCCGAGTACATGCGCTCACGCATGCCGGCCAATGTCCTGTCGAGCAGCACCGGTGTCTATGCGGCATTCACGGGTTTGCTCACCGCAGCGAGCGTCTACGCGGGCAGCTTCCTGTTCGCAAGCGTCGGCGGCCGGGCGTTCCTGTTGCCCGCAGCCTTGTGCGTGGTGGGGATGGCGTCCGCGATGATGCTCGCGCGCTCGCGTGCCGAACGCGCGGCGGACGCGCCCACGCGCGTCACCGCATAAAAAGAAGCCGGGACATCCATGACGGATGTCCCGGCCGTGGGCCTCGTCTTACCTCATTGCGTTGCGACAACCGTGGAGATGTCGCATCGAGGCCCGGGGGGAGCTTCGCAGTTACTGCTGCTTGTTACCTTGCTGCTGGTCGCGCTGATCTTGCTGGCCCTGTTGGCCCTGCTGGCCGCCCTGCTGTTGCGACTGGCCCGGGCGCTGATCCTGGTTGCCCATCTGACCGCCACCCTGACGCTGCTTGTCGTCTTGCATGCCGCCTTGCTGGTTACCGCGCTGACCGGGCTGCTGCGATTGTTCCTGCTGCTTCTGGCCCGATTGGTTCTGGCCCGATTGGGATTGATTTCCCGATTGCTGTCCCTGTTGTCCCATCGCTAGTCTCCATGACGCGGCGAGCATGCCGCGGTCCTTTCGTTGCAAGCGTCGTGCCACGCGGAAGATGTGTGTCCTCTTTCATCTGACAGGCCCGCAGGTAACGCATGCGAGGCATCGCAAGCACCGCGATTTACAACGCGTGCGGTGTTTTTACATGCCAGGCGCCGCGCTCGCTTTCCGATATCCGAACAAGTCCCGTCTGTGCCTGATTTCACGGGGTGTCTTCGGGCTGGCCCGCGATTTGCAGTAATGGTCGTAACGGTCTCGTACCGTCGTTGCAAACAATCCCAAGCACTCAGGAGAGAGCCATGAAGAAGACTGCACAGACCCTTCGTATCGTTGCCGTCGCCGCAGCACTCGCCTTCGCTGGCGGTGCTCACGCCCTGGACATGGGCGGTGGTGGTTTCATCAAGGTGGCCACCACCTCGGATAACAGCAAGGCACCGCCTGCCAACAATGCGCCGGGCATGCCGGGCCATACGGAAGGCGACAAGGAAAAGCTGCCTGCCGCCACCACCGATGCCAAGCTCGGCGACAAGGTCGAGAACACGGCCGACAACGCCAAGCAGGGCGTGACGGACGGCGCGCTGACGACCAAGGTCAAGACCAAGCTGCTCGCCACCAAGGACCTCAAGTCCACGGGCATCCACGTCAAGACGAAGGACCGCGTCGTGAACCTGACGGGCACCGTGCCCTCCAAGGAACAGCATGAGCTCGCGCTGAGCACCGTGCGTTCGGTGGAAGGCGTGACCTCGGTCAACGACTCGCTCAAGGTTTCGTCGCGTTAATTTCGTCGCGGTAGTTCAACCGGATCCTTGATGCGCGGCGCAACATGCCGCGAAGCCGCGACACACGATTGGTGCCGCGGCTTTTTTTCGACCTGATTTTTCCAGTTCGGCAGGACATGGTGTTTCCCGGAAAACACCATTCGTGTGGCACGCCATGACGCAATATGTTCTCAAGCGTTACGGAGAATTGCCATGAGCCACAACCTCGACCACCTGCCCACTGCGGAAGAGGGCGCCGTCTACTCGCCGCTGATGCTGCGGCGTCACCAGATGTACCCCTGCCTGACCGCGGCCGAGATCGAACGCGTGAGCGCGTTCGGCATCCGGCGCGAGTGGGTCGCGGACGACTACGTCGTGCGCACCGGCGGCCCCGGCATGGGCATGATCCTCGTGCTGGCAGGCCATGTGCGCGTGCTGCAGCGTGACGGCCTCGAGCGCGCGGCATTGGTCACCGAGCATGGACCGGGCAATTTCCTTGCAGAGATCGGCCAGTTGTCCGGCAGCCCCGAGCTTGTCGATGGCATTGCGCTCGATGCGGTCACCGCCGTGGTGATACCTCCCGAACGTCTGCGTGCGTTGCTCGTGGCGGAAGCCGAGCTCGGCGAGCGCATCATGCGCGCGCTGATCCTGCGCCGCGCGGCGCTGATCGAGCGCGGACGCGGTCCGATTCTCGTCGGCCGCAGCGACGACTCGCGCATGTCGCTGCTGCAGGCCTTCCTGCGCAGGAACAATCATCCGCATACGGTCATCGACATCGACGCGGACGCCGATGCGGCGCGGGTGTTCGCGGCCGATACGGGCGCGCCGCACGATCTGCCGCTGGTCGTGTGCCCGGGCGGCAACCTGCTGCGCCGGCCCGATGCGGGGCAACTGGCCTCGTGCCTCGGCCTGTTGCCGGAGTTCCAGCCCGAGCAGGTCTACGACGTCACGATCGTCGGGGCGGGTCCCGCGGGACTGGCCTCCGCCGTGTACGCCGCGTCGGAGGGGCTATGCGTGACCGTGCTCGATTCACTATCGCCGGGCGGCCAGGCGGGCGCGAGTGCGCGCATCGAGAACTATCTCGGTTTTCCGACGGGCGTGTCCGGGCAGACGCTTGCGAGCCGCGCGTTCGCGCAGGCCCAGAAATTTGGCGCGCATATCGCGATACCGCTCGAGGTGGACCGGCTGCAATGCAGCGGCAGAGGTGACGAGACCCATCAGGTGGTGCTCACGGATGGGCGGTGCATTCGCACGCGCGCCGTGGTGATCGCCTGCGGCGCCGCCTATCGCCGGCCGCCGCTGTCGCGGCTTGCCGAGTTCGAGGGGCGGGGCGTCTATTACTGGGCGTCGCCGGTGGAGGCGCGCCTCTGCGCGAAGCAGGAGGTCGTGCTCGTGGGCGGTGGCAATTCGGCGGGGCAGGCCGCGGTGTATCTGGCCACGCATGCCGCGCATGTCCACGTGGTGATTCGCGGTCCGGGGCTCGAGCAGAGCATGTCGCGCTATCTGATCGACCGGATCGCCGCGCAGCCCAATATCACCGTCCATTGTCATACGGAAGTGGAGGCGCTGGGCGGCGCGCATCAGCTGGACGACGTGACGCTGCGCCATCGCGACACCGACGTGCGTACGCATATGGCCGTGCGCCACGTCTTCCTGTTCACGGGTGCCGAGCCGAATTCGCGGTGGCTGCGCGATTGCGATATCCGGCTCGATGCAAAGGGCTTCGTGGTGACCGGGTTCGATGCCGAGCGGGGACAGGCGGGCAGCGGCTCGCTGCAGACGAGCGTGCCCGGCATCTTTGCCGTGGGCGACGTGCGGTCGGGGTCGACCAAGCGCGTGGCTACGGCAGTAGGCGAGGGCGCGGCCGTGGTGTCGCAGGTCCACGCCTACCTCGCCGCGCACGCCATGGTCTGAAGCGAAGGGCTTTCCTCAGGGCATGCCGAGCAGCGGCAGACGGATGACGATGCGGGCGCCGCCTTCGCGCGGCCGCTCCGCACGGATATTGCCGCCATGCGCATGCGCGATGGTGCGGCAGATGGCGAGTCCCATGCCCATGCCGTCCGGCCGCGTCGTATAGAACGCATCGAACATGCGTGCCATGACGGCGTCGTCGAGGCCCGGGCCATTGTCCTGGACGGCGATCTCGGCCTCGCGGCCCACGCGGGCGAGCGTCACGCGCAGCCACCTGCTGTCGTCGGCCGGACGCGCCATCGCCATGGCCTGTATGGCATTCATCAGCACGTTGACGAGCACCTGCTGCAGCGGCACGCGTTCGCCGAGCAACCGCAGGTCGTCGCGCGGCAGCGTGGTCTCCACGGCGATGCGATGGCGGTCGAACTCATGGTCGAGCCATGCCAGGCACTCGCGCGTGAGGGCATTCAGCACGAGGGTCTCGGGCGCCCCCGGCTTGTCGCTCGCCATGGCGCGAAAGCGCGTCACCACCTCCATCGCGCGGTCGGCGTCGACGATCAGGCGCTCGATGGCAGCGATGGCCTCGGGCACGTCCGGCTGCGAGAGCCGCAACCAGCGCAGGGCGGCATGGCCACGCATCACGCTCGCGGAGATCGGCTGCAGCACGTCATGGACCACGGTCGCGCAGAGTTCGCCAAGCATCGACACGCGTGCCCCGCGCAGCGCGGCGCGCTCTTCGGGCGTGAGCAGAGGTCGGGTCGGTGTGGTCATGGGGGATGTCATGCCGGCCTCGTGGCCTCGTGTGGGTTGGGTGCGGCGATGTTACGAGGACGCCGGACGCACGGTAAATGACAGATATCCCTGTATTACTGCCGACTGCGTCCCGACGGCGATTATCCGCAAGGTGTAGGACCTCCGTCCATTGGACGGCAGCCACGCGGGCGTCGCGCTGCTAGATTTCGCGCCATGCCTCGCTCCCCGCGAGGGATACGATGATTGTTGCGCGTACGGAAACTTGAACGTCCCGGTTTCCGTCTTGACGCGTATTTTCACGATACCTAGACTCCATCGACGTAACAATTGCAGTCTGGAGTCTCGCCGTGAATCCCTCGTTTCTCCTCCCGTCACGCGAGCGCGTCCTGCCCGATGCGCTCGTCTATATCGTTGACGACGACCCCCATATGAATGGCGCGCTCGCGGACCTGCTGAGGTCGGTCGGCATTGCCTCGCGCGGCTTTCTTGCCGCGCAGGAGTTTCTGCAGAGCGAGCTCGAGGACCTGCCGGGCTGCCTTGTCCTCGACGTCAGGCTGCGGGGCACCAACGGCCTGGATCTGCAGGAACATTTAAGGCTGCACGGTATCGACCTGCCGATCATCTTTATCACGGCGCATGGCGATATCGAGATGTCCGTTCGCGCGATGAAGGCCGGCGCGCATGACTTTCTGACCAAACCGTTCCGCGATCAGGTGTTCCTCGATGCGGTGTCCGGCGCCATCGAGGCGGACCGCTGCAAGCGCGCCACGTTCCGGTGCGGACTCGACCTGCGCGCGCGATTCTCGTCGCTGAGCGACCGGGAGCGCGAGGTGATGCTGCTGGCGGCGTCGGGACTCATGAACAAGCAGATCGCGGGCCGTATCGGCATCAGCGAGGTCACGATCAAGATCCATCGCAGCAAGGCCATGCGCAAGATGGCCGCGCGCACGTTCGCCGATCTGGTGAAGATGGTCCACGAACTGGGCGATGCGGCGGCGCGGCAGGAACCCGCATTTGCGGTGCCGCGTGCCACCGCGATGCCGGCCGCGCGCGCGGCCGGCTGACATCGCGGCGCCGGCTATTGCCGGTGCGTGCGGTGCAGGTCGTGCGTGACGAACGGCGCGTCGTGCGTCGGCATGGCGAGCCACTCGGGATGGCGCAGCGTTTCGCGGATATCCTCCAGGCCGCTCTGCCAATGCTCGCGCATCGTCAGCGGGCCGAACTGGAAGTCTTTGGCGTTGCCCTCGAACGGCTTGTCGCGATAGATCATCTGGATGACGTTGCGCCGCGCCGTGCAGGCATAGGCCGCCGCATCGCGGTAGCCCGCGCTATCGCGCTTGCTGGCCGGCACCAGCGCCATCACGTCATTGAGCATCTGCCGGAAGCGCTGCTGCTCCGCCATGTAGTCGGTGATCGCGCGCGTGCGGCTCGAGTACTGCACGTCCTTCTGTCGCGTCGCCACGTCCATCAGGTTGTCGGGCAGCGCGCCGCGCGCGCTCCACAGGTCCACCTGAAAGATCAGCGCATCGCGGCGCGGCTTGGCCCGCAGTACTTCCGACAGCGGTGTGTTGGAAACCAGTCCACCGTCCCAATAGTGCTCGCCGTCGATCTCCACGGCGGGAAAGCCAGGGGGCAGCGCACCCGATGCCATGAAGTGCTCGGCGCGCAGACGGGTCTCGGTATTGTCGAAGTAGGTCAGATTGCCCGTGCGCACGTTCACCGCGCCGACCGAGACTCGCATCTCCTGATGGCGATTG
This window encodes:
- a CDS encoding alpha/beta fold hydrolase; the protein is MRLRALLSTAVILLGSHVLASAAEPQWQRVHLGQGAGYDFPVYANHRLDGDLRGIREVVFIQHGLRRNGDSYYAAGEALLKASGRPPAEVLLVAPNFPGRADGQRFPDMPHWTTDGWIAGEDAVSGISVPLSSLQVLDDLVAFVTDRARLPRVREVVVAGHSAGAQIVHRYAVLNNVDERIRASGVTLRYVVANPSSYLYFTPVRPVAPDYERFAPYDTAVCANYDRYRYGVQDMVPYARGADGMALYTRYMGRQVTYMVGSADNDPNHRLLDKSCGAEAEGPTRLMRARAYMRYERLLAAPGEVIGHEAFEVEGVGHDQSRMFGSQCGARALFGTDPGADSRGAACVPAGGG
- a CDS encoding tripartite tricarboxylate transporter substrate binding protein produces the protein MPLPGWPGSDSRAKTRPDPPPYRTPASIPPDVARRRLLAALACLPLARGGSEAWAADAAIHMLVGYGAGGGADHIARLLADSLTGDGVLTLVENRPGAAGQVALNEVVRAGPQRQTLLLGTVGSVSISPLLPNPNAQAGSAPGMASRAAGGAPRVDGGAVALPGAPGGPRVPPALQPIAVVASTPHVLLIGGDGARFGSGDAIAALRARLAQARQQPGELAYASLGIHSSAHLVGELMCHEAGVTMTHIPYPGSARALIDLQGGHVTMLVSTLQASLPLMRQGRVRALAVTGRTRSPLAPATPTFAEAGIDGMWQDAWYGVLAAPSVTRAQCAALSRRFQRLLLDAALQRRLGQDGAEPLGLTGARAIDYLDRQREIWRQAVALVSHRIA
- a CDS encoding MFS transporter; protein product: MSLPADPRRTSAAFYLYYVSLYAPVAITISFFPLWIRAQGLSEQQTGLVLALGAGLAVLVNPMIGAMADQARSRKTILLAMVAASAMSAAMLTLADGFVGVLLVFLATRACSASLLPLSESIAIAGVARHGLNFGRLRSAGSMAVVAMSIVLGWLVDRAGTDIIAIVFLVAYIAQGLVGLALPGDAVRVGQRVQGPIMQVLRRPGFMLFLCSAAVSQACHGFFYSYGVLFWKREGFSGAAIGYLWALGVVAEIVVFTVGARIVARASAPRLIALACAASALRWTLIGMAPRMEVAVIAQLLQGATLGFTQLGAAEYMRSRMPANVLSSSTGVYAAFTGLLTAASVYAGSFLFASVGGRAFLLPAALCVVGMASAMMLARSRAERAADAPTRVTA
- a CDS encoding BON domain-containing protein; translation: MKKTAQTLRIVAVAAALAFAGGAHALDMGGGGFIKVATTSDNSKAPPANNAPGMPGHTEGDKEKLPAATTDAKLGDKVENTADNAKQGVTDGALTTKVKTKLLATKDLKSTGIHVKTKDRVVNLTGTVPSKEQHELALSTVRSVEGVTSVNDSLKVSSR
- a CDS encoding FAD-dependent oxidoreductase, with product MSHNLDHLPTAEEGAVYSPLMLRRHQMYPCLTAAEIERVSAFGIRREWVADDYVVRTGGPGMGMILVLAGHVRVLQRDGLERAALVTEHGPGNFLAEIGQLSGSPELVDGIALDAVTAVVIPPERLRALLVAEAELGERIMRALILRRAALIERGRGPILVGRSDDSRMSLLQAFLRRNNHPHTVIDIDADADAARVFAADTGAPHDLPLVVCPGGNLLRRPDAGQLASCLGLLPEFQPEQVYDVTIVGAGPAGLASAVYAASEGLCVTVLDSLSPGGQAGASARIENYLGFPTGVSGQTLASRAFAQAQKFGAHIAIPLEVDRLQCSGRGDETHQVVLTDGRCIRTRAVVIACGAAYRRPPLSRLAEFEGRGVYYWASPVEARLCAKQEVVLVGGGNSAGQAAVYLATHAAHVHVVIRGPGLEQSMSRYLIDRIAAQPNITVHCHTEVEALGGAHQLDDVTLRHRDTDVRTHMAVRHVFLFTGAEPNSRWLRDCDIRLDAKGFVVTGFDAERGQAGSGSLQTSVPGIFAVGDVRSGSTKRVATAVGEGAAVVSQVHAYLAAHAMV
- a CDS encoding sensor histidine kinase is translated as MTTPTRPLLTPEERAALRGARVSMLGELCATVVHDVLQPISASVMRGHAALRWLRLSQPDVPEAIAAIERLIVDADRAMEVVTRFRAMASDKPGAPETLVLNALTRECLAWLDHEFDRHRIAVETTLPRDDLRLLGERVPLQQVLVNVLMNAIQAMAMARPADDSRWLRVTLARVGREAEIAVQDNGPGLDDAVMARMFDAFYTTRPDGMGMGLAICRTIAHAHGGNIRAERPREGGARIVIRLPLLGMP
- a CDS encoding response regulator transcription factor, producing the protein MNPSFLLPSRERVLPDALVYIVDDDPHMNGALADLLRSVGIASRGFLAAQEFLQSELEDLPGCLVLDVRLRGTNGLDLQEHLRLHGIDLPIIFITAHGDIEMSVRAMKAGAHDFLTKPFRDQVFLDAVSGAIEADRCKRATFRCGLDLRARFSSLSDREREVMLLAASGLMNKQIAGRIGISEVTIKIHRSKAMRKMAARTFADLVKMVHELGDAAARQEPAFAVPRATAMPAARAAG
- a CDS encoding DUF3734 domain-containing protein encodes the protein MVQQRPPRAAADTLARKIAAAHDAYPVRALVLQGGGALGSYQAGVYEGLAAGGIAPNWVAGISIGALNAAVIAGNAPEDRVAQLRAFWTHICRQPWLPSLFPYDLIADGAAHWPDTLRVWFDGLEASRALLEGQRGFFHPRAWPLPFAPGNGAAGASYYDTAPLKATLERFVDFDRINRHQEMRVSVGAVNVRTGNLTYFDNTETRLRAEHFMASGALPPGFPAVEIDGEHYWDGGLVSNTPLSEVLRAKPRRDALIFQVDLWSARGALPDNLMDVATRQKDVQYSSRTRAITDYMAEQQRFRQMLNDVMALVPASKRDSAGYRDAAAYACTARRNVIQMIYRDKPFEGNAKDFQFGPLTMREHWQSGLEDIRETLRHPEWLAMPTHDAPFVTHDLHRTHRQ